Part of the Pseudomonas baltica genome is shown below.
GATCATCTCGGTCTGAGTGGGGTCGACCAGGGCGTTCCACAGGTCGGGCGCGGTGTCGGTCTCGACCCAGATGCTGCCACCCAGCGAGCGTTGCAGCAGTTCGAACATGCCCAAAAGGGTGTCGTTAAGGTTGACCGGCAGCGGCTCGAGGCGCTGGCGCCGGGAGAACGACAGCAACTGCCCGGTCAGCTTGGCACCCCGCTCACCGGCTTCCTGAATGCTCTGCAGGCGGCTGCGGAATTTATCGAACTGGCCTTTCTCGAGGTCCCGGCTGAGGAAGCTCGAGCTCGCGAGGATCACCGTCAGCAAGTTGTTGAAGTCATGCGCCACGCCGGCGGTCAATTGGCCGACCGCCTCCAGGCGCTGCATCTGGTGCAGCGCCGCCTCGACACGCTCGCGCTGGCTGATCTGATCACGCAGGCGCTGGTTGGTCGCCGCCAGTTCATCGACGATGGCGCGCTCACCGGTTATGTCGCGCACAGCGGCATACATCAGGCCTGCATCAGGCACCATGGTCCAGGACAGCCAGCGAAAATCCCCGGCTGCATGGCGCATGCGATTGACGAAGCGACTCGACACATTGCCCTTGGCGATGTTGTCGATTTCCTGCACGGTGGCACTGACGTCGTCCGCATGAATCAGGTCCAGCAGGCAGCCGTCGAGCAGTTGCTGGCGAGTCCAGCCCAGTGTCACTTCCCAGGCTGGGTTAAGCGCGATGGGCTGCATGTCGAAGGTCATCACCGCGAGCAACTCGCGGGACAGCTCCCAGGTACGATCGCGCTCGCGGGTGCGCTTTTGCACGCGATCGCCCAGCAGTTCGTTGAGTCGCTCCAAGGCTTCGGTGCTTTGCTTGCGCTCGCTGATGTCCTGGATCACCCCGGTAAAACGCACGCACTGGCCATCGACGAAGGTCGAACGGCCGCTGGTCGACAGCCAGCGTTCACTGCCGTCGGGCAGCACGATGCGATATTCCACCTGGTAGCCACGACCTTCGGGACCGCGCAAGGCTTCAGCGATCTTGTCCTCGATGAGCTGCAAATCGTCAGGGTGGGTGCGGTCAAGAAAATACTCGAAGGTGACCTCGCCTCCTTCCTCCAGGGCGTAGAGCGCCTTGCAGCGCTCATCCCAGATCAAGTTGCCGCTGCGCGGATCGTAATCCCAGGTGCCCATTTGCGCCGCATCGATTGCCAGGCGTGCACGCGCTTCAACGTCGTGCAGGGTCTGCTCGGCGACTTGACGCTGCTGGCGCTCGTGGACCTCGGCCATAGCACGATTGACGGCCTTGGGCAGCAGCGCCAGGTTCTGTTTGAGGACGTAGTCGACGGCGCCCTGTCGCATCATCGACACCGCGTGCTCTTCTCCGAAGATGCCGGACAGGAAGATGAACGGCGTAGCCGGGGCGCAGCGCCGCGCGCACTCAAGTACCTGCCCCCCCGAGGAACCCGGCAGCATGTAGTCGCTGAGAATCAAATCGAAAGGTTGTGCCAGCAAGGCCTGTTCGGCGCCGATGTGGTTATGCACCACCACCGTATCGACGTCGAGTCCGCTGCGTTCGAGGGTCAGGAGCGTCAGCTCGGCGTCACGGGGGCTGTCTTCGACGAACAGCAGTTTCAGTGGCTTTGCGGGCATCGAGGATCGTCTTTCAAGTCAGGGGCAGTCAGCCGGAACGTGAGTCCAGGCTGTGATTCGCGGTGCGTGGATCAGGAGTCGGAACGGCGAGTCAGGCGCAGCGAACCGGGGGGTGGCTCGTTGAGTACAGCCCAGAAAATGCCGAGGTCCGAGATGGCTGCCACGAATGCTTTGAATTCGACCGGTTTGACTACGTAAGCGTTCACTCCTAATTCATACGCGCGCTGCAGATCCGGCTCTTCACGGGAGGACGTGAGCATCACCACGGGGATACTGCGCAGTTCGGTAGACTCGCGCACCGATTTCAGCACCTCAAGGCCATCGACCTTGGGCAATTTGAGGTCCAGCAACATCACTGCCGGATTGCCTTCGAGCCGATCACTGTGTTCACCGCGGCGCAGCAGATAGTCGAGCGCCTCGGCACCGTCACGCAGGACGATGACTTCGTTGGCCAACTGGCTGCGCTCGAGCGCGACCAGGGTCAGTTCCAGGTCATGGGGGTTGTCTTCGACCAGAACGATGGGTTTGAGCATAGGGGCCTCATTTGTTTCAACTTGCGGGCGTCACGGGCGCTGCAAGCGATCAGTCGTGTTTAGGGAGTGCGAAATAGAATGTCGCGCCTTGGTCCAGAGCGCTTTCGGCCCATACGCGGCCGTCGTGGCGATCGATGATACGTCGCACGCTGGCCAGGCCGATACCAGTGCCTTCGAACTCTTCCATGCGGTGCAGGCGCTGAAAGACGCCGAACAGCTTGCCGGCGTAGTCCATATCGAAGCCCACGCCGTTGTCACGCACGAACACCACCACCTCGCGGTCTTGCTCGAAGGAGCCGACCTCGATCACCGCCTGCTCGCGCTTGCGACTGTACTTGATGGCGTTGGACAACAGGTTGCGCAACGCCAGATGGATAAATGCCGCATCGGCGAAAACGATCGGCAAGGGCGCGATCTTCCAGGTGACCGAACGGTTTTCATAGTCCGGGAGCATTTCGGTGCGGATGGCGTCGACCAGAACGCCGAGGTTGACGTCGGAAAACCGCAACGCCGCCCGGCCCATCTGCGAGAAACTCAGCAGATTGTCGACCAGCGTGCCGGCGAACCGGGCAGACTCGCCGATATGTTCAAGGAAGCGCACACCGCGCTCGGACAGCTTGGCAGCCTCGAGGTCACGCAGCAGTTCGGCGTAACCGGCGATGTGCCGCAGGGGCGCGCGCAAATCGTGGGAAACGCTGTAGGAAAAGGCTTCCAGTTCCTTGTTGGATTTTTTCAGCTCGCCGGCCAGTTGCGCCATTTCTTCAGCCTTGCGCAGCACGATGCCCAGGGTAGCGGTACGCAGTTCGGCCACGCCTTCGACTTCCAGTGGATGCCAAGGCGTGGAATAGCCACCGACGCTCTCCTGCCACTGCTCGAAACTGTTACGCGGATTCAGGGCGCCGCTGTCGCTCAGGCTCTTCTCGGGGCGGCCGGCCCACTGCACGGTACGGGTCTGTTCGGGCTTGAACCAGATCAGATAATGCGAGTGGATCTCCGAAATAGCCACGGCCAGGACACCACCGATATGGGCTGCCAGCTCGGGCAATTGCGGGATATCGCGGCTGACGTTGTCGCTTTGGAATACCTCGGCGCCCGGCTGGTAATTTGCCAGCCAGTCGATCAGGGCATCGACTTGTGGTTGCGGGGGGGTATCGCCCACCAGCTCGCAACGCGCGTCGGAGATGATCGCTGCGCCACTGGCACCGGTAAAACCGGTGAACACCTGCGGCACGGCCAACAGACCATCACGCACGCTGTCGCGATCGGCCATGGCAGAGAGCATTTGCACGATCTGGTGGCGCAGGTTGAGCATACGCTCGGCAGCGGCCTGTGCCTCACGGGTCTCGATCTGCAACGACAGCACGCTGCCGAGCAATTCGCAGGCGGTGCGGGTCTGGAAACCCACCGGGCGCGGGCTGTCGTGATGGCAGGAAATCAGCCCCCATAACTCGCCGCGCACCACGATGGAGATCGACATCGAGGCCAGCGTGCCCATATTGAGCATGTACTGCACGTGCACCGGCGAGACGCTGCGCAGCGCCGCAAACCCCAGGTCCAGTGGTTGCCCGGTGCGGGGGTTGTTGACCGGCAGCAGCGGCGACGGCTGGTAACGCGCATCTTCGATCACCCGGATGCGGTTGGCGCAGTACAGGCGACGCGCCTGCTGCGGAATATCGCTGGCCGGAAAACACAGGCCCATGTAGCTCGGATATCCCTCGTCGGCGATCTCGGCATTGACCAGGCCATTGCCTTCGCCATCGAAGCGGTAGGCCTTGACCCGACCGAAGCCAGTCATGCGCTTGACTTCCTGCACCGAGCGATAGCACAGCTCGTCGATGCCTTGGGCTTCCTGAAGTTGGCCGATAAACGCCCGGACCAGGGGATAAATAGTGCAATAGCCGCTCACCGAATCGTTGGTGGGCTCGAATTCGGCGATCAGCACGCCATCGTTGCGGTGCACCATCATGGCAATGGGCTTGTCGACACGGCTGCCCTGATTGAAGCGCACGTCTCCCACGTGGAACGGATGCTGCTCGTCCACCGGCAGGGCCTTTAGCCGTGCGGCCAACGAGGCGCTGTCGATCAACAGCGCGTGCAGGCTGTTGCCGACCACCCGATCGGGATCCAGCCCTAGCCAGCTCGACACATTGGCGCTGGCCTGCAAGATCTCGAGGCTGTGTTCATCGAGTACCAGCAAAAAGCCGTGGGGCTGAATACTTCCAGGGATATGAATAGGCTCTTTGGCGCAATTCTGCGCAGCGAGCGCGTAATCCAAGCCTGTGAAACTAGATGTCAAAGAAGATCTCCTTGTTGCCCTGCTTGCGACCTCGTGGCAGGCGGCGCCGGGCACAGGTGACAAAGATATCGTAAAAACTGTACAGAGGCTGCCCTTTTGCACAGGTTACAAGGTGTTTGATTACTGTTTAAGGGTTTTTTCCGGCGTTACGGAACTGGCCTATGGCCACAGGGTCATATTGCGCTCACAAGGGAGATGTGGTGCACATGAGCATCCAAAAGCACTACCTGATCAGCTATCTGTTCAAGGGCGAACACAAGCAGTTCTCGCAAAAGGATTCGCGGATGTCGGATGCCGATGCCTGGTATTACTCGGCCCTGCACAGTGGCGCCGGGCGGGTCTATGGCGTGACCATGACCAAAGGCTGCTCGCGTGAAATACAGCTGCACGCTCAGCAGTGTGGGGTGACGGGCGTAACCTGGCGACGGATGCCGGGATGATGGCAATTGCTACCTGGTTGGGAACCTTGGGAGCATTTTGCTATCACAGGGTTATGCGCGCAGGAGCTGCCAACTCACTCATCCTCACGAGTAGTGCCCTTCACATGGATCAATCAATCGGAAACACGTACGGACAGTTGATGCGCAAACTACGAGCGCCGCCCACTATCGATCAGGATCTGCGTGCCGTTGCCAGCCACCTGGAGGGTTCAATCGATACCTTGCTGGCCATCTCCCTGCGCCTGGCCAGGATCGATGATCAATCGCAGCGTATGGAACTGGCGAAACTGATCCTGGCCTTCCAGGACGATGCCGACCTGCTCCACTCTCACGCCGACCGATTGCGCGAGCGCGGCCTGGGCCGTGGGCGACGCTCGACCGACATCGCCTAGGCCTGAACATCGACCGAGCGCCAGGCTTGCACCAATAGCCCGGGCGCTGGCAACTTTTCTTCCCGGCGGTGATAATCGCCCCACGTTCGACTACCCAGCCCAGAGAATTGCGCATGTCCTATCGTGCCCCCCAGGACATCGCCCTCGACCTGGCCCTCGGCGCCTTGCTCGATACCCAAGTGCGCGAGGGGCATTACGCCAGCATCGCAGATGCGCGTCGCGCCGCTGCATCGATCCTGCAGAGGCACGAAGTCGGCGGCCGCGACGTCACCGCCGAACAAGCCAGCGATACCGCACTCTACGACTCCATGGACTTCGCCCGCCTTGCGCTCTCGGCCGTCAGCGGTGTTGGCGTGTGGACCTATGAAGTGTCCAACGATTGCTTCTATTGCGACGAAGGTGTCAGCGAGCTCTATGGCATCGATGCCGAGCAGGCCGCCGCCGGGATCAAGCGCGCGGAGTTTCTGGCCAACGTTCACCCTGATGATCTGTTCGCGTTGCGCAAGACCATGGCCGGCGGCCTGGTAACGAGTGGCGACCTGGAGCTTGAGTACCGTATCGTTCACCCCGATGGCTCGATACGCTGGGTACTGTCGCGCGGACATACGTATTTCAATACCGCAGGCGAGCCGGTGCGCCGCACTGGCGTCGGTGTCGAAATGACCGCCCAACGCCTGTTGGAACAGCAATTGCGCCAAAGCCAGAAAATGGAAGCGGTCGGGCAACTGACCGGTGGCCTGGCGCACGACTTCAACAACCTGCTGACGGGCGTCATGGGCAGCCTGGAGATGGTCCGCCTGCGTATCGCCGAGGGCCGTGTGGCCGACGTCGAGCGCTACCTGAATGCCGCCCAGGGCGCATCGAACCGGGCGGCAGCACTGACTCACCGCCTGCTGGCGTTCTCCCGCCGCCAGACGCTCGAAGCCAGCCCGACCGATATCGCCAGACTGGTACAGGGCATGCTCGAACTGATCCGCAGCACGGTCGGGCCGAGCGTGCACATCGACACCCAGAGCGAGTCCAACCTGTGGCTGACCCAGGTCGACGCCAATCAACTGGAAAACGCCCTGCTCAACCTCTGCATCAATGCGCGTGACGCCATGCCCGCAGGCGGGACGCTGACCATCAGTACCGCCAACTGCACCCTGTACGCTCGCGCCGCCGCGGAACGCGACCTGCCGCCCGGCGAGTACCTGACCCTGAGTGTCCGCGACACCGGCAGCGGCATGACCAGCGACGTGATCGCCCATGCGTTCGATCCTTTCTTCACTACCAAGCCCACAGGAGAAGGCACGGGGTTGGGGCTGTCGATGATCTACGGGTTCGTGCGTCAGTCCGGCGGCAGCGTACAGATCCTCTCTCAGCTGGAGGTGGGCACTCAAATGACCCTTTACCTGCCCAGGTCCCGTGCCGAAGCCACTCCGTGCGCCACCCCCTCAGCGCCCGCGCTGCCCTCGGCACTCGGACAAGGCGAGACGGTATTGGTGATCGACGATGAGCCGACGGTGCGCATGCTGATCACCGAAGTACTCGAAGACCTCGGCTACACTGCGCTCGAAGCCGCAGACGGAGCCACCGGCCTGGAAGTACTGCAGCGCAATCCACAGATCGACCTGCTGGTCACCGACGTTGGCCTGCCCGGTGGCATCAACGGCCGCCAGGTGGCCGACGCCGGCCGCACCCTGCGCCCGGACCTCAAAGTGCTGTTCATTACCGGCTATGCGCATAACGCCGCGACGTGGGAAGAGCAGCTCGCGCCGGGGATGCACCTGCTGACCAAGCCGTTTTCAATGGATGATCTGACGAGTCGGATCAAGGGTGTGATCGGGAGCTGAAGGTGCGGCGACATGTGAATTTCGCCAACCACAGCGCAATCTCTAAAAAACCTTAATAAACCTCTATAGATATCTGTTTTAAAAGGTTTTTGTAGAATAATCCATTCAAAATGCTCTCTGATCAGCACCGTATAAATAGCATTATAAAGATACCTCAACTATCTGTTTTTAAAGGATTTATTGACTAATCATGCGGACATTGAGCCGCAATGCTAAGCGCGGATCACTTAGCGAGTGAGGATAGGTCCAAAAGGCGCACGCAATCCGAGCACGAGAGCGCCCAGTCGGATCAACTACACAGAGGAGTGCATCAGAGATATTTGAAGACAGGCAAGCTAAGCGCTTGATTTTGGATGGTGCCCGAAGCCGGAATCGAACCGGCACGCCCTTACGAGCGGGGGATTTTAAGTCCCATGCGTCTACCAGTTTCGCCATTCGGGCGGCAGCGCGGTGTTGCGGATCAGTTTGAGGATTTGGCGAGTCACCTGCGGCTAATAACCGAGAGGTGCTGCCTGGATACCCCGAACAGGGAGACGAATATATACACCCCAGCCGCCCTAGGCAAGCAGAAATCCGCAATTGGACACCAGTTTTCTCTGCCGCCCCACCAATACAAACTGCTTGTGAATCAGTGGGCTAGCAAAGCTTGTGAATGTACTGAAGGAGCTTGCACGCGCGATCAAGGGCCGTTGCCGCTGCACGCTACCACCTGCCCGCCGCGGTTGCAGGTGTTGTAGTTGAAGCCTTGCTTGCCGTCGTACTTGAGCTTCTCGCCGTTCGGGTCCGGGACGACCGTGACCGTGTACTTGATCCGCGTGTTATAGCCCTTGCGCAGGATCTCGGTGGCGCGCTCGTTGATGACCTGGGGCTTGGCGTCTTCGGGCGATACGCTTTTAAGTTTGGTGCGCACGGTGGTGCTCTCCCATTGGGTCGCGCCGACCTCAGGCCTGCACGGCACCGCCGCAAAGCTCACCGAGCCATTCAGGTGCGTGCACTTGAACACATCGGCTTGCGCGCCGGCAGCGCCGCCCAGGAGGAGCGTCAGGAGCGTGAGAGATCGAATCATTGCAAACGTCCTTGTCGGGCAATAACGTCGGCGAGGTACGCCGTGGGAGGTTGGAGAGGCATATTAAATCGCCAACATCGCACGCGCAATGCCCTGATCCGGGCATCGCTCGCCCCGAGAATACCCGCCATTTTTCGGCGATCAAAAAAAACCCCGCAGACGTTAATCTGCGGGGCTTTCAAAGGTGGAGGCCGAGGTCGGAATCGAACCGGCATAGACGGATTTGCAATCCGCTGCATAACCATTTTGCTACTCGGCCTCAGATGTGAAGCACCCAAACCGGCTTGCTGCACACTTTAAACTGGAGCGGGAAACGAGACCAACATCCAATCGCTAACCATTTGATTAACTTAGGGTTTTTCTCATTCCTGCCTCAGGAATGGACGCAATTCTGGACTGGTTTCGAAGGGTTGTCAACACACCGCGCGAAAAACTTCCAGGCACGGCTGTAGATTACCACTCGGAGCCAGCACCAGCCCGTATAGAGGTTTTACCCATTGGTCGGGAACCCCGATTGTTTTTTTCTAGGTAGGCAACCAGCCCTCGCCCCAGCCGCGGTTTTGCCCCCTAGCTCTGCGGATGGAAGTTGCACGCCATACCCCAGAAACGCCGAATCGACGTTTCCAATTGCGCAGATGAAATCCGTGAGCACGTTGACACCTTGGCTGCCTTCGCGGGTCGAAGCGAGATACCTGGAATCTTCTGCGAGCATGCACATACTCCAATTCAAATGCACCACCACCCCCGTTTGAGAGCGCGGCGATGTTCGCCTAGCCGGCGCTCCCGCGTACAGCTTGGTCAGGGCTACTGTTCATCCCCGGTAGAACCACGGGCAGGAAGGGCAGACTCATGAAAAACCTTCATGAACACACCATCACTCAAGCCGTGCTCGCCCGCAACGCCGAAACCGGCGATGCGCGCCTGCACGAAATAATGGCCGGCCTGATACAGCACCTGGACGACTTCGCTCGGGAGACGCAGCTGACCGAAGAGGAATGGGACAGGGGCATCCAGTTTTTAACAGCGGTCGGGCAGATCTGCTCGCCGCTGCGCCAGGAGTTCATCCTGCATTCGGACACCCTGGGGCTGTCGACCCTGGTCACCGCGCAGAACAACCGCAAGCCTGAGGGCTGTACCGAAGCGACGGTCTTCGGCCCCTTCCATGTCCCGAACGCCCCGCATTTCGACCTCGGCGCAGACATCAGCGAAGGCTTGCTTGGAACGCCCTGGTTCGTGCGCACCCACGTGCGGGACATTCACGGCAAGCCGGGACCGTGGAGGTCTGGCAGGCCGATGCTGCAGGCTTCTACGATGTCCAGAAGCCCGAGCTCGGGGAAGCGACCTTTCAAGGCCGCGCCGTGCTGCAAGCCGATGCACAAGGCACATGCCACTTTCGCACCATCGTGCCTGACTGCTATCCGATCCCCCATGACGGCCCCCTCGGTAAATGCTGGAGGCGCTGAACCGCCATCCGTCAGACCGTGTGAAAAACTCAGTTCTCAGCGAATAAAGCCAATGCCCCGACTTGTCGGGGCATTGGCTTTTACGAACCGTAAAAAACAAAAGGGCCTTTCAGCCCATCAGCGCCATCAGTTTTCGACCTCCCAGCACCTGGATAGCCCTTTTCAGGTTGTAGGCGTGTGTCGCCAGTGCCATTTCTGCACGAGCTCCCTTCAACTGGCGTAGCAAAAAGCGGCTATTGCCGAAGATCCAGTGCTTCAGATTGGCGAAGGGGTGCTCAACAGTGGAGCGGCGATAGCACATCATCTCGGGATGAGCTTTCATCCGCTGCTCCATTCGCTCAAACGCCTCTTCATGGGCATGGCGCATCAGCGAGCGATGCTCGCCTTTTGTACAGCGGCTTTTCAGCAGGCAGCCCTTGCAGTCGCGGATGCTCGCTTTATAGACTCGACCACTGTTATTCAGGTATTTCGGGTTCAGTAATTTGCCAGCAGGGCACTGATATTGATCGGTGTCTTTGTTGTAACCGAAGTCTTTGCGGTCAAAATACTGCTCCCCATCACTCGCCGCGTTGGTGGATCTGTTGGGCGGGACAAATGCGGTGATCGCCGCATCCTCACACGCCTGGAACTGGGTGCCATTTGAATAACCTGCATCCGCCACAACGCAGAGTGTTGATTGCTCAAGCTCGTCTTTAACAGCTTTGGCCATCGGCTCAAGTTGGCGGTTATCGGAGCAATCCTTAGTGACTTCGTGGTGCACGATCAAACAGTGCTTTGCGTCCACAGCGCTCTGAACGTTGTATGCCACCAATGCGACGTAAGGCCCTCGCATTTTTTGCGCATCAGGTTCGCCAACGACGTGCTGAGTCAGGTCTTGAGCTTGCATCAGTACTTGGCACGTCTGGTTATTGGCCTTCTCTACCTGCAGCTTGGCCAGCGCCACTTGTACTGCCGAGCGGTCGATCGGCTCTGCGTCTTCCTCGCGATCCGCTTCATCGAGTTGCGCCAGGTAGCGCGCAATCCTCTTGTCGAGTTTCGCTTCTCGGGCTTGAAGTGTTTTCAAGGTCAGGTGTTTGCTGCCGGAGGCGGCCGCCTGAAACTTACTGCCGTCGATGGCTACCAGCTCTCCGGCAATCAGCCCGGCCTGGCGGCAGAACCGAACGAAGGCACGACACGTTGCGACGAACGCCGCACTGTTGTCGCGCCGAAAATCGGCAATGGTTTTAAAGTCAGGGGCCAGTCGTCCCAACAACCACATGACCTCCACGTGGCGTTGGCACTCCGCTTCAAGTCGCCGCGACGAACGAATGCGCTGAAAATATCCATATAAATAGAGTTTGACTAGATCGGCGGGATCATACGAAGGGCGCCCGGTAGCCTTGGGCTTGGCTTTATCGAAGCCCAGCTGTTCGAAGTCCAGAAGCGCGACATAGGCGTCGATAACGCGAACCAGGTGATCATCGGGAATAAGCTCGTCCATCGACACAGGGAACAAAGCGGTCTGGGAACGGTTTTCACCTTGGATATAGCGCATAAGAAAATGCCCGTATCTAGCGATAGGGGCATTTTCTTGAATTGATGAGCATATTTCCAGGGTTTTCACACGGTCTGATCCATGGCGACCGGCGCACCTGCATTTCATGATCACCGCACCGAATCATGAGCGCCTGGTGACCCATGTGTTTCGTGAAGGCGGTGACTATCTGGATTCGGAGGCGGTCTTCGGCGTGCGCTCTTCGTTGATTGCCAACTGGCAGGATCATCCGCCGGGTGAAGACCCGTATGGCCTCGATCGAGGGTACTGCACGCTGGATTTCGAGTGTGTGTGCTTAGTCCTTCAGGGTTCGGCGCCGACGTGCGGGCTTGACTGCCACAGCCCTAGGCAATACGCCCTCAGAAACGCCCCAGTCGGCTTATCGGGGCCTGCACGCAGCCGTGGGCTCGCGTACGTCCTAAAAGGTGGGAGCAATGACATTGTAATCATAATACAAAGACCTCATCCTACCTCACATCGGCGCCAGGCAACTTCCGGGCTGCCACATCCACTGCGATGCGTTGATTTCAAATGCTCCAACGGCAACACCCCTGCAGGCTTGATGGTCTTGATCGCGAAGTTGCTGCGGATGTCCCGCCCCCCCCGGTAGCCGGAGCAGCGACTCGGTCAAGAAGCGCTCGTAATCACGCAGGTCGGGCACCACCACGTGCAACAGGAAATCCGATTCCCCGGAGACCAGAAACGCCGAAATCACCTCACGGAGCGCATTCAGCAGCGCCTTCAAACGCGTCACGGGTAGGTATCCGCTGCATTTTCGACGCACCCTGCGCTGACAACACAGCCAGTGCAGATACGAGGCGACTACCGGCCCTTCCACACCGGCGCGCGCTTCTCGACGAAGGCCTGCGGTCCCTCGTGGGCATCCTCCGAGTCCAGCATCTGGCGCATCGCCGGGTACTGCCATTGCTCCTCCATTGCCGCCGCCATGGGGCGGTCCAGGCCGCGCAGCAAGGCCTCCTTGGTCGCCCTGATGGCCAATGGGCTGCAGGCGAGAATCTGCGCGGCCCACTCGCGGGCGCAGTGCATCACATCACCACCGGTCACTTCATTGACGAAGCCCGCCGCCAGCCCTTCGGCCGCGCTCAG
Proteins encoded:
- a CDS encoding response regulator: MPAKPLKLLFVEDSPRDAELTLLTLERSGLDVDTVVVHNHIGAEQALLAQPFDLILSDYMLPGSSGGQVLECARRCAPATPFIFLSGIFGEEHAVSMMRQGAVDYVLKQNLALLPKAVNRAMAEVHERQQRQVAEQTLHDVEARARLAIDAAQMGTWDYDPRSGNLIWDERCKALYALEEGGEVTFEYFLDRTHPDDLQLIEDKIAEALRGPEGRGYQVEYRIVLPDGSERWLSTSGRSTFVDGQCVRFTGVIQDISERKQSTEALERLNELLGDRVQKRTRERDRTWELSRELLAVMTFDMQPIALNPAWEVTLGWTRQQLLDGCLLDLIHADDVSATVQEIDNIAKGNVSSRFVNRMRHAAGDFRWLSWTMVPDAGLMYAAVRDITGERAIVDELAATNQRLRDQISQRERVEAALHQMQRLEAVGQLTAGVAHDFNNLLTVILASSSFLSRDLEKGQFDKFRSRLQSIQEAGERGAKLTGQLLSFSRRQRLEPLPVNLNDTLLGMFELLQRSLGGSIWVETDTAPDLWNALVDPTQTEMIILNLAINARDAMPNGGVLKLQTRNETVTLAPQRPEEPEPGRYVMLSIGDSGSGMSAAVVAKAFEPFFTTKEVGKGSGLGLAQVFGFAKQSGGGVSIDTEVGQGTTVRVYLPAIRDTAPQDAPAEVESFVASGEQPQRTILLVDDDDTVRNVTCAVVEGLGYRVVEASSGAAAMGLLEEGIDLVLTDYAMPGMTGAELALQVHSRCPGMPIVFITGFAEPGGLDPLEHIIVQKPFRGDELALKLQRALQL
- a CDS encoding response regulator, whose protein sequence is MLKPIVLVEDNPHDLELTLVALERSQLANEVIVLRDGAEALDYLLRRGEHSDRLEGNPAVMLLDLKLPKVDGLEVLKSVRESTELRSIPVVMLTSSREEPDLQRAYELGVNAYVVKPVEFKAFVAAISDLGIFWAVLNEPPPGSLRLTRRSDS
- a CDS encoding ATP-binding protein; translated protein: MTSSFTGLDYALAAQNCAKEPIHIPGSIQPHGFLLVLDEHSLEILQASANVSSWLGLDPDRVVGNSLHALLIDSASLAARLKALPVDEQHPFHVGDVRFNQGSRVDKPIAMMVHRNDGVLIAEFEPTNDSVSGYCTIYPLVRAFIGQLQEAQGIDELCYRSVQEVKRMTGFGRVKAYRFDGEGNGLVNAEIADEGYPSYMGLCFPASDIPQQARRLYCANRIRVIEDARYQPSPLLPVNNPRTGQPLDLGFAALRSVSPVHVQYMLNMGTLASMSISIVVRGELWGLISCHHDSPRPVGFQTRTACELLGSVLSLQIETREAQAAAERMLNLRHQIVQMLSAMADRDSVRDGLLAVPQVFTGFTGASGAAIISDARCELVGDTPPQPQVDALIDWLANYQPGAEVFQSDNVSRDIPQLPELAAHIGGVLAVAISEIHSHYLIWFKPEQTRTVQWAGRPEKSLSDSGALNPRNSFEQWQESVGGYSTPWHPLEVEGVAELRTATLGIVLRKAEEMAQLAGELKKSNKELEAFSYSVSHDLRAPLRHIAGYAELLRDLEAAKLSERGVRFLEHIGESARFAGTLVDNLLSFSQMGRAALRFSDVNLGVLVDAIRTEMLPDYENRSVTWKIAPLPIVFADAAFIHLALRNLLSNAIKYSRKREQAVIEVGSFEQDREVVVFVRDNGVGFDMDYAGKLFGVFQRLHRMEEFEGTGIGLASVRRIIDRHDGRVWAESALDQGATFYFALPKHD
- a CDS encoding DUF6555 family protein; the encoded protein is MSIQKHYLISYLFKGEHKQFSQKDSRMSDADAWYYSALHSGAGRVYGVTMTKGCSREIQLHAQQCGVTGVTWRRMPG
- a CDS encoding ATP-binding protein translates to MSYRAPQDIALDLALGALLDTQVREGHYASIADARRAAASILQRHEVGGRDVTAEQASDTALYDSMDFARLALSAVSGVGVWTYEVSNDCFYCDEGVSELYGIDAEQAAAGIKRAEFLANVHPDDLFALRKTMAGGLVTSGDLELEYRIVHPDGSIRWVLSRGHTYFNTAGEPVRRTGVGVEMTAQRLLEQQLRQSQKMEAVGQLTGGLAHDFNNLLTGVMGSLEMVRLRIAEGRVADVERYLNAAQGASNRAAALTHRLLAFSRRQTLEASPTDIARLVQGMLELIRSTVGPSVHIDTQSESNLWLTQVDANQLENALLNLCINARDAMPAGGTLTISTANCTLYARAAAERDLPPGEYLTLSVRDTGSGMTSDVIAHAFDPFFTTKPTGEGTGLGLSMIYGFVRQSGGSVQILSQLEVGTQMTLYLPRSRAEATPCATPSAPALPSALGQGETVLVIDDEPTVRMLITEVLEDLGYTALEAADGATGLEVLQRNPQIDLLVTDVGLPGGINGRQVADAGRTLRPDLKVLFITGYAHNAATWEEQLAPGMHLLTKPFSMDDLTSRIKGVIGS
- a CDS encoding DUF4124 domain-containing protein encodes the protein MIRSLTLLTLLLGGAAGAQADVFKCTHLNGSVSFAAVPCRPEVGATQWESTTVRTKLKSVSPEDAKPQVINERATEILRKGYNTRIKYTVTVVPDPNGEKLKYDGKQGFNYNTCNRGGQVVACSGNGP
- a CDS encoding IS1182 family transposase yields the protein MRYIQGENRSQTALFPVSMDELIPDDHLVRVIDAYVALLDFEQLGFDKAKPKATGRPSYDPADLVKLYLYGYFQRIRSSRRLEAECQRHVEVMWLLGRLAPDFKTIADFRRDNSAAFVATCRAFVRFCRQAGLIAGELVAIDGSKFQAAASGSKHLTLKTLQAREAKLDKRIARYLAQLDEADREEDAEPIDRSAVQVALAKLQVEKANNQTCQVLMQAQDLTQHVVGEPDAQKMRGPYVALVAYNVQSAVDAKHCLIVHHEVTKDCSDNRQLEPMAKAVKDELEQSTLCVVADAGYSNGTQFQACEDAAITAFVPPNRSTNAASDGEQYFDRKDFGYNKDTDQYQCPAGKLLNPKYLNNSGRVYKASIRDCKGCLLKSRCTKGEHRSLMRHAHEEAFERMEQRMKAHPEMMCYRRSTVEHPFANLKHWIFGNSRFLLRQLKGARAEMALATHAYNLKRAIQVLGGRKLMALMG